TTTTCCTATTAATTGCTGGCTTGTTAAAATTGTTGTTGTCTCATCTCCACTCGAGAGCACTGAAGCACTAACATCATTGCCTTCAACAATTTCCTGCAATACTGCATCATGGATCTCAACATCTTGATCAGTTGGATCAAAGTTCCGGATACCTAACCCTCCTGATCCTACAAGTGGTTTCAAAAGAAAATTTTTATTGCTTGCTGCATCTATTTCAATAGCCTCTTTAAGATCATTTACCAAGTAAGTTTCAGGCAATTCAAATATACCTTCAAATTTCTTTGAAAGGCGTTTATAAAGTTTATATTTATTTTCGATATCAGTTACATCTTTATTTCCAATTAATTTATTCTTGGGAAATTTTAATGGAGAGACACCAGAACAGCAAAGAATGAAATCTACAAGCTCAATATATTCTTCAGCCATATTAACAAGTTTTTGTGAATCGAATTGTTGAGAAAAATAGCCACACGAATTAAATGGTTTTTGTGATAAAAAAGATTTTTTATCTGTAACACATTGATTGATATCTTGACATCCAAAATAATCTACAGAATAAACATTATACCCCATATTTTTAAGAGAACATGCCATAGGTCGGGTATTTACACCTATAACGAGAATATTTTCCATATAATTACCTTTGAAAATTTAAATAGTCCCGAGCGGAGTCGAACCGCCGTCGCCGGTTCCAAAGACCAGCAGGATTACCACTACCCCACGGGACTAATATAGAATAGACTGCATTGCAGTAATCTGTTTTTCGCTTTGCTTATATTTAAAGGTATCGACATGGATTAATGGCCTTAGAAATCCATTTTCCTTTCACATATAGTGTTAAACCTGCAGCTTCTACATTTATTAGGATTATCGGTTGCTTTGAATTCTATTTCACCTTCCAATAATCTATGCATGCGATTAATAAGGTTAATAATATCTTTTTCAGCCTTTTCATCAAAGTAAGATGCCCAGTAAATATTTTCTGTACCTCTTTGCCTAAGAGATGCAACAATCCTTCTTTTCTCGGGTATCATTTCCTTAAACGCAAGACAATATCCAAAAACTTGATTAATACTTGAAGAGTAAGCCCTTGTACCTGGTTTATCATCAATGATAACAAATTCATCTGGTGTCATCCATACTTCATCAATAAATCCCCTGATACCGTGTTGTTTGGACATTACAGGTAATTCTCTTGAAAGAATTTCACCTGTTTTGGATGTTTCTAACATCTCATCAAATGTTGTAGGTTCTGCATCCTCCCTGAAATTCGTTTCAAGAGTTGCATGTACCTTTGTTCCTTCCAACATAGATTTAGTTGGTTTTATCTCGATACCTTTGACATTTTCAAGATAGATCCCATATTCACAGAAACCTTGTTTGTTAAGCCAGCTAATTGGAAAATTATTTCTTTCTTCAATTATTTTAACCTGACTTATGGTTGGATGTGGAGTAGTATTGGATTTCTTTTTCATTATTCTCCTTCACCATCCTTTTTACTACCTAAGCGACTTTTTAAACTCGTCCAAATATCTTTATCCTTTTGAATATTCAACTCATCTTCAAGAACTTTATTCTTTTCAGATTCAAGTTCATAATTCGTTTTCAGGGTTTTATATGCCCCACTAACTTCCTCTAATTTATTCATGAGCTTTTTTTTATCTTCTTCTAAAGATTTGAGACGCTCATCCTCAAGTCTTAACTTTTTGTTGGTTTTAGTATGTTTACTGACGAGTTCCTTGTATGATTTTGATAGTTCGTTGTGTTTCCATTCCAATTCAGCAAGTTCCCTTTCATATGCTTTAATGTTGCTATCTTTAACCCCTAGGTTTTTGAGGTATTCTTCTGCCATAGAGATATCCTCTCCAACTAACTCTTCAATTTGCCTCTGGGGTATAATGAAAACTTCCTCACTGCACTCAAATTTATCAGACCTTTTTAAAGGCACCAGATATTGATTATACTCGTATATCTTCCTTTTACCGCCAACAGTCTTCTTGGTCTTCTTTTTATAGCATTTAACAGCTGATTTTATTACTTTTACCATTAACACTGCTCCAGTTGCAATTAACAATCAAAAAAATCTATATGATTATTATTAACTTTTTATTATTCATCTTATTCTAATGTAGAACAGAATTATATTGATTGAACCTTCTTTTATCCTTTTTGAAATAAAAATTTAGAAATGATTCAATTCAAAAAAAAATTATATTAAAAATATTCTTTTACATTTGAACAGCTTAAAAAACAATAATACATAGTATTAGAATTGCAGGCCAAAACATGAATTCAAAATCAGCAATTGAACCCAATTTAACCCATAACTTATCATCATAAGATTTTTTTGCCTTTATAAGATAATATAAGCTATAAAAATAGAAAACAATTAATGAAATCGTGAAAATTGGAATTATTTTAAGATAAACTCCAATTATCAATGGAAAAAATGCAGCGATGTTTAACAAATGTAATAATTTTATTGATTTATCTTTACCAATTATAACCGGAAGTGTCTTTAATCCCTCCTTTGAATCTGTTAGATGGTCCTTTAAATCAAAAAATATTGCGTTTATCATACCTTTCATATATATAAAAATAAAAACAATTAGAATTGGAAAAGAAAAGGCTAAAGAGTAATGTAATGGTACAAAAAAAGTTCCTCCCATAGACCAGGTCAAAACAGTGTAAATATTTTTAAATATGGGAATTTTCTTTGTTAGACCCTTAAATGCTGTTGCATAAAAAACCCCACCTAACATCATTAAAATTATAAAAATAATAAGTTTAAAGTTAGTAAAAATAATTAGAAGAACTATAAGCAATAAAACGTAAAAAACTAGAATTATTGGATAATATTTTTTCTTCTTTTGCAAATGTTTGTATCTATCTGAATTGGTTTCATGATCTTTGTCCAAATCACTCATATAATCATAGCTGTAAATAATTAATGGAATTAAATAAGATATAGTTAATAAAGGAATATTAATTCCAGAATTAATAATTATTGAAGTTGATAAAACTAGTGCTGGAGCCCCCAAAGCTGTTAAATATCCCCCATGAACAATTTCCTTAAAAATCATATTAAAGTGACGGGAATAATCATTTTTTGAATTGATATTTAAAACCATATGCCCCCACATTAAATTAAAATGGAATATATCCAATATATTTTATAATTAAGAGTAATTATTAATTAATAATTATTTTTAGACAATAATATGGATTATGTAATTAATAAATATATTTATTTTCCAAATTTATTCAAAAACTTGAAATAATTTATTAAAGAAAAAGATTTATTTGTAGATCTACAAATTATTTATTACGATCTGGAGTAAAAAAATATGAACATATTTTCATATATATCACTGATAGCATTTTTACTATGTTTTTTTCTTGGTAATTTCATTTATCATAAAAATTCCAAAAGTCAGTTAAATTTAATGATAGCTCTGCTATGCATATTAGTTGGGTTTTTAGCCTTTGCAGAGTTTCAATACAGACAAACAACAGATTTTCAAACAGCTTATATATGGCTTAAAATTAGTGGATTATGGCCAATTGTACCCGCTGTTCTCTTGCATATCTCACTGATATTTACTGGGAAAACAGATATTCTAAAAAACAAATCCACCTACCTACTGATTTATATTCCTGCAATTATTATTTCTTTCTATGCTGTAGACACTAATTTAATGTTAATGGGAATATTAAAAGAATATTGGGGTTGGACATATGTATTTCCAGAAAATTCCTTACTTTTTGATATTATGAGTGTTTGGACTCTTCTCTGTGTGTTTTTAGCCGGGGGTCTTTGTTTAATATATTATTTAAAAAACAAGAATATTAAAAAGCACCAGGCAAAATATCTTTTAATTGGCCTTTATTTTCCACTTTTAATTACTATGGCAACGGATCTTATACTTCCAACAATGTCGATTAGAATTCCTGAAACTACCATGGCCATGTCCACAGTAGGTATTGGATTCATCAGTTATGGTGTATGGAAATATAGATTCCCTGCATTAACAACCGCTGTTGCTGCAGATGAGATAGTTTCCACAATGTCTAACTTTTTAATTATGTTAGATCATGACAAAAACATTGTAACCATCAATGATGCAACAATAGAACTTTTAGGATATGAAAAAAAAGATATTATAGGAAAGTCTGTGAAATATTTATTCGCTGACAATAGTCTGGAAAATGCAGGAAAACTTTTTGATTCAAATTCTAATTCAATTATTAATTTTGAAACTCGTTTAAAGTCCAAATATGGGGAAATTATACCTGTTTTACTTTCTAAATCTGTAATTAAAAATGATGATGGTAACATTATGGGTATTGTTTGTATAGGCAGTAACATAGTGGAAATTAAACATGCCGAAGATAAAATTAAAGCTTCTTTAAATGAAAAAGATATTTTACTTAGGGAATTACATCATCGTGTTAAAAATAATCTTCAAATAATTTTGAGCCTTATAAATCTCCAATCAAATGGGATTAAAAACAAGGAAGATCTCGAGATTTTTAGAGAAAGCCAAAGCAGAGTTAAATCCCTCGCGATTATACATGAAAAGTTATATAGATCTGAGGACTTCGCAAATATTAATTTTGAAGAATATATTGAGAGTTTGGTAAATTATCTCCTTTCATATTATTCTGCAGATTCGATAGAAGTTATAATCGATGTTAAGAAAGATATTATCTTGAATATGGATACAGCAGTGCCTTGCGGGCTTATTATAAATGAATTGGTTACCAATGCAATAAAACATGCTTTCAATGAGAGTAAATCGGGTCAGATCAAAATTACTCTTAAATCTGATAATGGTTGTTTTACCCTTATCGTGAGTGATAATGGTGAAGGCATTCCTCCAGAAGTAGATTTAGACAATCCTCAAAAATTAGGATTACAGTTAGTAAAATCATTAACTGATCAGCTGGAAGGTAAAATTGAATACAATGGATCAAAAAATACAGAATTCAAAATACAATTCAGAGAACTGATCTACAAAGATAGAATGTAATTCCAATTAGATATCTTATTCGAACTTACTATCTAATTTATCTGCTATTTCATTCCATTTTTTAACCCTATCCTCTAAATTATCTTCTTTTTGTGGAATTTGGTTCTCCATCATCTTTTCTAGATTTTTAAGGAAATCTGGATCATCTTTAATTTTTAAACATGTAGTTATTTCTGTAATGGCCTTTTGAACCACAAATTCTATTGCATATTTACAGAAATGGTTCGGTGTAAACACATATTCATTTTCATTTTTAATCAATATTGGAAATGCTCTACACACAGCAGGTCGTTGATCGTATATATCACATTTATTTGTTTTCCTAATGAAATGTTCGCACGGACGATCCTCTGTAAACCTGTAACCCTCTTTGTAAGGCTTAATATCTGCAGTTATAACTTTATCCGAACTTTTATAACCCTCATATTCTTTTTCTGTAATATATATTGGTGAACAATTTTCACAACACCATCCACATCTTTGACAATATTCCAAACGTAACGCAGCAACAAGCGATCCTTCTGTGAATGCAATGGAAGAGAAATGTATAATTTTTTTAATATCCCTTTTTTCAACATCTTTTAATTGGCCAGACTTCTTTAATATTTTTTTAACCCTTTTATAAACCATTCTCTCAAATATGAATAGCTCAGATTCCATGTCCGGTTGTTTTTTAACTAATTCTTCATACTGATTAAACACAGAATCGATATACTCTCTCTTGTGTAGTTCTTCTAATAACATTTGTTCACCATGAATTCCAATAAAATATTCTTAGATATATTAATTTGATTATCAGTTATAAACAATTAGATTGTAAATTGATGTATTTAAAATAAAGACAGGATTTTAATTTTAAACAACCCTCTATTTTATCCCTGTTCCCTTAAAAAAATTATAAAAAAACACTCCATCATTTTCTGTAGTTTTATATAGATCTTTTATTCCTTTTTCCCATGATTCAATGGAAATCATACCAGAATCAATTGTCTGATCTTTAACTCCTTCTACCATAGCAATAATTGTCTTTTCATTAAATCCTTCGACTAATTTGGGGTTACTTGAATCTACATAAACAATTTTGGGCAATACTTGAATATTTTTAAATCCTGAATTTTTGAGTATGGGATAAATTTCCCTTCCAATCACAGGGTTACAATTAAGTGTTTTTTGACATTCAATAAGACATTCCCATGTTTTTAAGGCTTCATTAGACTCTGGATAAAAATAACATGACCCATGATCCCCTTCTATTACAGTTATCGAACCATCTTTTTTAAGAACTCTTTTTAAACTTTTTAGTGCGTTTATTGGGTCTTCAAGATGTTCTAGTACAAAACAAACAAAAATATGATCATATGTTTCTTGTTCAAAAGGTAAATTAAAAATGTCAGCTACCTGAAATTCCACATTTGAAATAAACTCTTTCTTCAAAAGAGATTTTGCCATGTTTATTGAAGTTTCAGAAATATCTATAGATATAATTTTTGAATCTGGACTATTTTTAGCTAGTATTAATGTCTGTGCACCTACTCCACATCCTACTTCTAAAACTTTGCTTCCCTTTGGGTAAGTAGTATTGTTGTGGAGAATATCTGCAAGTATATTTGCCTGATCAACCAATCTATCCGATTCTTCCTTTGAATATCCATGTACATATCTCTCTTTCATAAAATCTATCCTCACTATTACTATTTTTATGTTAATTATTTTCAATTCGATTATATTTAATTTTCATGGATATATTCAGTAATTATTCAATTTTAACTGAAATATAATTAAATAAATCAGTTTATGATAAATATATTTTTAAATTTGGTTAATATTGATTAAAGGCTTTGAGATGTATTGTTTCTAATTTAATCTTAAAAAAAAATTAGATTTAATCTTACATTAAATTTTGTTCCCTCTTACTGAACAATACAGCTGACAATATTATGGTTAATAATGCAAAACCAACAACAACCAATGAACTAACATATAGTGGAAGTGCACCATGACCTAAAATCACTTGACGAAGTGCATCAACACCATAGGTAAGAGGATCCAAATATACGGCTACTTGAAGAAAAGATGGTAGTCCAGTTACCGGGAACAATGCTCCACTTAAAAGGAACATAGGTAGAACAATGAAACTCATTATTAAGTTGAAACCTTCCATACTGTCAGTAAATGTGGCAATTAGTAAACCCACACCCGCAAGTCCGACAGATATTGGAATCATTAGGAGGAAGCTTGCTATAAAAATTATTGGCGTCATTTGAACGCCTACTACAAAGGATAATGCAAGAAGGATTACGCCCTGAATTATTGAAGCCGTTGCAATGCCTAAAGCTTTGCCAAAGACTATTGAAGGACGACTAACTGGAGCAACCATGATTTCCTTTAGAAAACCATATTGTCTGTCCATGATAACTGAAACCCCTGAAAATATTGCAGTAAATAATATGGTTTGACCTATAATCCCAGGATATATAAATGCTTGGTAACCACCAGGAACACCACTAAATCTTATTGCAGAACCTAAACCTGTTCCAAAGATCAAAAGCCATAATAATGGGGTTACAACAGATGAGATTATACGAGAACGATATCTGACGTATCTTTTAGCCTCTCTAAACCATATCGTATATATTCCTTCCCATTCCGCCATATTATGCCTCCTCAATAATTCGTTTTCCTGTGTAATTTATGAAAACATCTTCCAAGTTGGGATGTTCCAGTTCTATTGAGTTTACAATGATATTGTTTTTATTTGCAAAATTGACGAGAGTTGCAACCAAATTTTCACCGCTTTCCACCATCATTTTAATCTCATGATCAATTGTAACGATACTTTTGATAAAATCTAATTTTTCAGCTTCTTTGATAAATTTTTCTTCATCATCAACCTTCATTGTTATGACATCTGCTTTCAGCTCACGTTTAAGATTTTTAGGTGAATCTGATGTGATAATATGTCCTCTGTTTATGATAGCAATTTCATCACACAGTTTATCAGCCTCTTCCATATAATGGGTGGACATTAATACAGTAATATCTTCTGTTTCGTTTAATTTCTGTATATAATCCCATATATTCTCTCTTGTTTGAGGATCTAATCCCAATGTGGGCTCGTCTAGGAAAAGAACTTTGGGATGATGGATCAAACCCCTTCCAATTTCTAGCCTTCGTTTCATACCACCAGAATATGTCTTAGTGTACTCATCGGCTTTGTTTCCGAGTGCTATTAAATCTAAAACTTCTTCTATTCGTTGTTTTCTTAATTCGGTTGGAACACCATACAATGCTGCATGCATTTCTAAATGCTCTCGACCAGTCAAAATATCATCAAGGGCTCGAGATTGAAAAACAACTCCTATAGATTTTCTGACCTCTTTTGAGTTTTTCATAACATCATATCCATTAACAGTTGCAGATCCTGAGGAGGGATGAAGAATTGTACAGAGCATTGATATTAGGGTAGTTTTTCCCGCCCCATTTGGACCTAAAATGCCATAAACACTGTTTCTGGGTACTTTAAGATTTACTGAATCAACTGCTTTAAAATCTCCATATATCTTACTAATATTATGAGTTTCAATTATATAGTCCATAAGGGCACCTTCAAAATAGTTTTTTTACTTACATTCATATTTTTAGTATTCCTGTGCATAAATTATTTTTGATTAGAAAAAGATATATAATTACATACAATTCTTAATAACAATCGACCCCAAAACAGTGCTAACTGAAATAAAAACAGGAATTTATTTAAAAGTACAAATCTGTATGAAATGGCTTTAAAATTATTCAAAGGTGATAAGTGTGATGTTTGAAATGGTGAAATCCAATGGAATTGCCCATAAATCCTATTTTTTAGGTTCAAATGGAATTGCTGCAGTTATAGATCCTCGTAGAGATTGTGATATCTATATTGACATTGCAGAAAGAAATGACATGAAAATTGAATATATTTTTGAGACCCATAGAAATGAAGATTATACAATTGGATCCATAGAACTTAGGGAAATTGTTGGTGCAGATATTTTCCATGGAAATGGTATTGATTTTGCTTATGGAAATTCTGTAAACGAAGGAGATAAATTTCAGATAGGATCTCTGGTTTTGGAGATTATTGAAACACCAGGACATACAGATGAAAGTATTTCAATAACTGTTAAAGATAGGGATGTTTCTGATGATGTTTACATGATATTAACTGGAGATTGCCTTTTTGCAGGGGAAACTGGAAGATGTGACCTTTACGGTGAAGAAAACAAAAAGAAAATGTCTGAAGCATTGTACAACAGTATTTTCAAAAAAATACTTCCTCTAGGTGATAATGTTATTATATGCCCTGCACATGGCTCAGGATCCATATGCGGCGCAGAGATTCGTGAACAAGAATTAACCACTGTTGGGTATGAGAAAAAAACCAATAAAATACTTAAATATGATAAAAAAGGGTTTGTAAATGCCAAAATTAAAGAAAAGTTATACAAACCTCCTTATTTCCAAAAAATGGAGAAGAATAATTTAGAAGGTCCTGATCTAATATGTAAACTTCCTTACTTGAAACCCTTAAGCATGCATGAGGTTAAAGAGTTAATGGCAAGGGAAGCCCAAGTTATTGATGTTAGAGATCCTACAGCTTTTAGTGGAGGTCACATACCTAATACACTCAATATATGGAATGACGGCCTTCCCGCATATGCAGGATGGTTTTTGAACTATGAACAACCAGTGATAATTATTGATGACGATAACAGCCACATTGATGAAATTAAAAGATATTTGACAAGACTTGGATACGACAACATATACGGATACCTATCAGGAGGATTCAAAGTATGGTTTGAGGGATCTGGAGATTTTGAATCTGTTCAAACATGGTCTGTTCATGATTTACTTCCAAACATGGGTAAAAAATCTTTATTTTTACTGGATGTAAGAAAAGAGAATGACTGGATAAAAGAACATATTGATGGATCCCATAATGTATATGTAGGACTATTGAAGGATAACCTGGATAAAATACCCCAAGATAAGCATGTGGTTGTTTCATGTGATACAGGATATAAAGCAAGTATAGGAGCATCAATTTTGCAAATGAATGGTTACAAAAATGTTACAAATGTCCTCGGCAGTATGGCGGCATGGAAAAAAGCAGGTTATCCCGTTGCAATGGGTAATTTAGATAACATTTCTTAATAACTGCTGAAGAAATTATTATTGTATACATTTCTAAAACTAATTTATTCAAAAAAATTTATAAATGAAAATTAAAAATGAGGCAGTGAAAGATGGTTAATTACAAATTAAGTACAGTTCCAAAGTTTTTTATATCCATATTTATTCCATTGATAATTGGATATATAGGATCAATAATAACAATTACAGAAATTTCTACATGGTATGCTTCACTTTCCAAACCATCATGGGCACCTCCAAATTGGTTATTTGGACCTATTTGGACCACATTATATGTTTTAATGGGAATATCTTTATTTTTAGTTTGGCGTGAAGGTTTCAACAGAAGAGACGTTAGATTTGCACTTTTAATATTTGGAGTACAATTAGTTTTAAATCTACTATGGTCAATTGCATTTTTCAGTTTCCATTCATTATTTGGTAGTTTTATTTTAATAATGATACTCTGGATTGCAATATTTGCAAACATAATTGCTTTTTATGTGATTTCAAGACCCGCTGGTTTACTATTAGTGCCATATATAATATGGGTGAGTATAGCAAGTTATTTGAACTACAGTGTTTATTTATTGAATCATTAATAAATTTAAGGGTTTTAAACCTTATTTTTTTAAATAGTTCCATTTCGAAACTAGTAAACTTTTCAATAAGTCTATGAATTTTTTATTTAAACTAAAACAATCCCTTATTATTTATTTAATCGTTTTTGCACCTTTTCACTTTTTAATTCTCTTAATGCATCTTTAGCAATCCATTTAGCGCTTTTAGAATTTATTTCATGAATCTCTTCAGCAATGATTATAGCCTTTTTATTTAGATAAATATTTTTCTTCCCTATATGTCTTAAGGCCCAATTCACCGCTTTTTTAACATAATTTCGATCATCAGTAGATTCTCTTTTGATTAATGGAAAAAATTGCTCAAATTTGTCATCTGCAGCTTGTTTATCATGCACTGCTAAAACAGCTATTAAAGTAAAAGCAGCTCTTTTAACAAATTCTTCTTCTCTATTACTCCATTCAAAAATCTTTTTGTAAGCAAATGAAGTTTTTCTAAATAGGTTCATACAACATTGGTCACAAATCTCCCAATAATCAAATTCTACAACCCAACTGTCCATTTGTGCTTCAGAAACCATTTCAGGATCATCAATAATACAGGCCAATATTTTTGTTTCCCTATAATCTGCTTTCCAAAGTTTATGTGCTAGATCATGATCCTTACCAACTTTATTTGCTATTCTTCTTAATTCGGGTATTCTTACTGCATATGTTCTTTTAGGGGAGATACCAAAACTTGCCATAACCTCTTTATCTTCCGGATTAGACAAAGCTTCGAGTTCATTTATTATTTCTTCAAATTTCAAAGTAAGCACCATTAATGTTTTAGAAATCCATCAATACCCTAATATTTTCCTAAATTTTCTATGAAGATATTATTCGAATATTAAATTAATTAAAATGTTTATTTA
This sequence is a window from Methanobacterium sp. SMA-27. Protein-coding genes within it:
- a CDS encoding UbiA family prenyltransferase translates to MVLNINSKNDYSRHFNMIFKEIVHGGYLTALGAPALVLSTSIIINSGINIPLLTISYLIPLIIYSYDYMSDLDKDHETNSDRYKHLQKKKKYYPIILVFYVLLLIVLLIIFTNFKLIIFIILMMLGGVFYATAFKGLTKKIPIFKNIYTVLTWSMGGTFFVPLHYSLAFSFPILIVFIFIYMKGMINAIFFDLKDHLTDSKEGLKTLPVIIGKDKSIKLLHLLNIAAFFPLIIGVYLKIIPIFTISLIVFYFYSLYYLIKAKKSYDDKLWVKLGSIADFEFMFWPAILILCIIVF
- a CDS encoding ABC transporter permease, coding for MAEWEGIYTIWFREAKRYVRYRSRIISSVVTPLLWLLIFGTGLGSAIRFSGVPGGYQAFIYPGIIGQTILFTAIFSGVSVIMDRQYGFLKEIMVAPVSRPSIVFGKALGIATASIIQGVILLALSFVVGVQMTPIIFIASFLLMIPISVGLAGVGLLIATFTDSMEGFNLIMSFIVLPMFLLSGALFPVTGLPSFLQVAVYLDPLTYGVDALRQVILGHGALPLYVSSLVVVGFALLTIILSAVLFSKREQNLM
- a CDS encoding sensor histidine kinase, producing MNIFSYISLIAFLLCFFLGNFIYHKNSKSQLNLMIALLCILVGFLAFAEFQYRQTTDFQTAYIWLKISGLWPIVPAVLLHISLIFTGKTDILKNKSTYLLIYIPAIIISFYAVDTNLMLMGILKEYWGWTYVFPENSLLFDIMSVWTLLCVFLAGGLCLIYYLKNKNIKKHQAKYLLIGLYFPLLITMATDLILPTMSIRIPETTMAMSTVGIGFISYGVWKYRFPALTTAVAADEIVSTMSNFLIMLDHDKNIVTINDATIELLGYEKKDIIGKSVKYLFADNSLENAGKLFDSNSNSIINFETRLKSKYGEIIPVLLSKSVIKNDDGNIMGIVCIGSNIVEIKHAEDKIKASLNEKDILLRELHHRVKNNLQIILSLINLQSNGIKNKEDLEIFRESQSRVKSLAIIHEKLYRSEDFANINFEEYIESLVNYLLSYYSADSIEVIIDVKKDIILNMDTAVPCGLIINELVTNAIKHAFNESKSGQIKITLKSDNGCFTLIVSDNGEGIPPEVDLDNPQKLGLQLVKSLTDQLEGKIEYNGSKNTEFKIQFRELIYKDRM
- a CDS encoding class I SAM-dependent methyltransferase, whose protein sequence is MKERYVHGYSKEESDRLVDQANILADILHNNTTYPKGSKVLEVGCGVGAQTLILAKNSPDSKIISIDISETSINMAKSLLKKEFISNVEFQVADIFNLPFEQETYDHIFVCFVLEHLEDPINALKSLKRVLKKDGSITVIEGDHGSCYFYPESNEALKTWECLIECQKTLNCNPVIGREIYPILKNSGFKNIQVLPKIVYVDSSNPKLVEGFNEKTIIAMVEGVKDQTIDSGMISIESWEKGIKDLYKTTENDGVFFYNFFKGTGIK
- a CDS encoding ATP-grasp domain-containing protein, which produces MENILVIGVNTRPMACSLKNMGYNVYSVDYFGCQDINQCVTDKKSFLSQKPFNSCGYFSQQFDSQKLVNMAEEYIELVDFILCCSGVSPLKFPKNKLIGNKDVTDIENKYKLYKRLSKKFEGIFELPETYLVNDLKEAIEIDAASNKNFLLKPLVGSGGLGIRNFDPTDQDVEIHDAVLQEIVEGNDVSASVLSSGDETTTILTSQQLIGKSWLGQMGIYGYCGNIAPYTEKFDANKSINIQKDFKEVAEDVIKDLKLIGSNGVDMKINNGNIYLIEVNPRPQGTFEVAELSLGINMAEAHIHACEGDLNNIPQPQKFAAKMIIHAKYRSLVGNLDLKDLNDIPVSDVIIEKGEPVATVLTSGKLLENTIFSAKKIVSNVYQNLNPII
- a CDS encoding DNA alkylation repair protein; translated protein: MVLTLKFEEIINELEALSNPEDKEVMASFGISPKRTYAVRIPELRRIANKVGKDHDLAHKLWKADYRETKILACIIDDPEMVSEAQMDSWVVEFDYWEICDQCCMNLFRKTSFAYKKIFEWSNREEEFVKRAAFTLIAVLAVHDKQAADDKFEQFFPLIKRESTDDRNYVKKAVNWALRHIGKKNIYLNKKAIIIAEEIHEINSKSAKWIAKDALRELKSEKVQKRLNK
- a CDS encoding ATP-binding cassette domain-containing protein is translated as MDYIIETHNISKIYGDFKAVDSVNLKVPRNSVYGILGPNGAGKTTLISMLCTILHPSSGSATVNGYDVMKNSKEVRKSIGVVFQSRALDDILTGREHLEMHAALYGVPTELRKQRIEEVLDLIALGNKADEYTKTYSGGMKRRLEIGRGLIHHPKVLFLDEPTLGLDPQTRENIWDYIQKLNETEDITVLMSTHYMEEADKLCDEIAIINRGHIITSDSPKNLKRELKADVITMKVDDEEKFIKEAEKLDFIKSIVTIDHEIKMMVESGENLVATLVNFANKNNIIVNSIELEHPNLEDVFINYTGKRIIEEA
- the cas4 gene encoding CRISPR-associated protein Cas4; the protein is MKKKSNTTPHPTISQVKIIEERNNFPISWLNKQGFCEYGIYLENVKGIEIKPTKSMLEGTKVHATLETNFREDAEPTTFDEMLETSKTGEILSRELPVMSKQHGIRGFIDEVWMTPDEFVIIDDKPGTRAYSSSINQVFGYCLAFKEMIPEKRRIVASLRQRGTENIYWASYFDEKAEKDIINLINRMHRLLEGEIEFKATDNPNKCRSCRFNTICERKMDF
- a CDS encoding YkgJ family cysteine cluster protein produces the protein MLLEELHKREYIDSVFNQYEELVKKQPDMESELFIFERMVYKRVKKILKKSGQLKDVEKRDIKKIIHFSSIAFTEGSLVAALRLEYCQRCGWCCENCSPIYITEKEYEGYKSSDKVITADIKPYKEGYRFTEDRPCEHFIRKTNKCDIYDQRPAVCRAFPILIKNENEYVFTPNHFCKYAIEFVVQKAITEITTCLKIKDDPDFLKNLEKMMENQIPQKEDNLEDRVKKWNEIADKLDSKFE
- a CDS encoding rhodanese-like domain-containing protein; amino-acid sequence: MFEMVKSNGIAHKSYFLGSNGIAAVIDPRRDCDIYIDIAERNDMKIEYIFETHRNEDYTIGSIELREIVGADIFHGNGIDFAYGNSVNEGDKFQIGSLVLEIIETPGHTDESISITVKDRDVSDDVYMILTGDCLFAGETGRCDLYGEENKKKMSEALYNSIFKKILPLGDNVIICPAHGSGSICGAEIREQELTTVGYEKKTNKILKYDKKGFVNAKIKEKLYKPPYFQKMEKNNLEGPDLICKLPYLKPLSMHEVKELMAREAQVIDVRDPTAFSGGHIPNTLNIWNDGLPAYAGWFLNYEQPVIIIDDDNSHIDEIKRYLTRLGYDNIYGYLSGGFKVWFEGSGDFESVQTWSVHDLLPNMGKKSLFLLDVRKENDWIKEHIDGSHNVYVGLLKDNLDKIPQDKHVVVSCDTGYKASIGASILQMNGYKNVTNVLGSMAAWKKAGYPVAMGNLDNIS
- a CDS encoding TspO/MBR family protein, whose translation is MVNYKLSTVPKFFISIFIPLIIGYIGSIITITEISTWYASLSKPSWAPPNWLFGPIWTTLYVLMGISLFLVWREGFNRRDVRFALLIFGVQLVLNLLWSIAFFSFHSLFGSFILIMILWIAIFANIIAFYVISRPAGLLLVPYIIWVSIASYLNYSVYLLNH